From the Clavibacter phaseoli genome, one window contains:
- a CDS encoding D-alanyl-D-alanine carboxypeptidase family protein — protein sequence MSRARRLTVTSVVAALLVSAGVYVPVTLTADPPAAVAQVDAPSPVIAVPTPETWPAAGVSAVGAVGFDGVLATDDPDPTPRPMASITKTVTALVVLEAKPLAPGEDGPQVTFTAEDEALRREILTQDGIVEPAVPGTSLSQRDLLEGALLASANNYAAALGVWAFGSNDAFVAAANAWLAEEGLTGTHVADAMGLSPETVSTTADLVRIGEMVLADPVLADIVDQRSADVAGVGTVENRNLLAGVPGFRGIKTGTLEQAGKCLLWAVDTKVGDRDVTLVGVTLGAQDHAELARQVTALLPTVAANLHVVQVATAGEPFADYTTAWGATAQAVSTADESLLVWGDTPVTTTVEASASGEAAAGTEVGAATVTAGQHSVRVPLALDRDIPGPDGWWRLGNPGELLG from the coding sequence GTGAGCCGGGCCCGCCGCCTCACCGTCACGTCCGTCGTCGCGGCGCTCCTCGTCTCGGCGGGCGTGTACGTCCCGGTGACCCTCACGGCGGATCCGCCGGCCGCGGTCGCGCAGGTCGACGCGCCGTCGCCCGTCATCGCCGTCCCGACCCCGGAGACCTGGCCCGCCGCGGGCGTCTCCGCCGTGGGCGCCGTCGGGTTCGACGGCGTGCTCGCGACGGACGATCCGGATCCGACGCCCCGGCCGATGGCGAGCATCACCAAGACCGTGACCGCGCTCGTCGTGCTGGAGGCGAAGCCGCTCGCGCCCGGGGAGGACGGACCGCAGGTCACCTTCACGGCGGAGGACGAGGCGCTGCGCCGCGAGATCCTCACGCAGGACGGCATCGTCGAGCCCGCGGTCCCGGGCACGAGCCTCTCCCAGCGCGACCTGCTCGAGGGCGCGCTGCTCGCGAGCGCCAACAACTACGCGGCGGCGCTCGGCGTCTGGGCGTTCGGCTCGAACGACGCCTTCGTGGCGGCGGCGAACGCGTGGCTCGCCGAGGAGGGGCTCACCGGCACGCACGTGGCGGATGCGATGGGGCTGTCTCCCGAGACCGTGAGCACGACCGCCGACCTCGTCCGCATCGGCGAGATGGTGCTCGCCGACCCGGTGCTCGCGGACATCGTCGACCAGCGCAGCGCCGATGTCGCGGGCGTCGGGACCGTGGAGAACCGCAACCTGCTGGCGGGCGTCCCGGGCTTCCGCGGCATCAAGACGGGCACGCTGGAGCAGGCGGGCAAGTGCCTCCTCTGGGCGGTGGACACCAAGGTGGGCGACCGGGACGTGACGCTCGTCGGCGTGACGCTCGGCGCCCAGGACCACGCCGAGCTCGCCCGGCAGGTGACCGCCCTGCTGCCGACGGTCGCGGCGAACCTGCACGTCGTGCAGGTGGCGACGGCGGGGGAGCCCTTCGCCGACTACACGACCGCGTGGGGCGCGACCGCGCAGGCCGTGAGCACGGCCGACGAGTCGCTGCTCGTGTGGGGCGACACGCCCGTCACCACGACGGTGGAGGCGTCCGCGTCCGGGGAGGCCGCCGCGGGCACCGAGGTCGGCGCGGCGACGGTCACGGCCGGGCAGCACAGCGTGCGGGTGCCGCTCGCGCTCGACCGCGACATCCCGGGCCCCGACGGCTGGTGGCGCCTCGGCAACCCGGGCGAGCTGCTCGGCTGA
- a CDS encoding SGNH/GDSL hydrolase family protein, with the protein MTEPHPWRRYVALGDSFTEGIGDPEPGSPGGHRGWADRVAEVLADQVDGFSYANLAIRGRLLGQIADEQVEPALALHPDLVSVSAGGNDILRPGADPDRLAERLDRMVARLSSEGATVVLFTGTDVRFSPVFGRLRGKVAIYNEDIRAVAARHDCIVADQWSLTEIQDPRMWDVDRLHLAPLGHHTVARMVLQALAVENDLQPLEPEPLPPRTWSQARAGDIDWARSYFVPWVLRRLRHQSSGDGRTAKRPDASPWTRVDAGS; encoded by the coding sequence ATGACCGAGCCCCACCCCTGGCGCCGCTACGTCGCCCTCGGCGACTCCTTCACGGAGGGCATCGGCGACCCCGAGCCGGGGAGCCCCGGCGGGCACCGGGGCTGGGCCGACCGCGTGGCCGAGGTGCTGGCCGACCAGGTCGACGGCTTCTCCTACGCGAACCTCGCCATCCGCGGGCGCCTCCTCGGGCAGATCGCGGACGAGCAGGTGGAGCCCGCGCTCGCGCTGCACCCCGACCTCGTCTCCGTCTCGGCGGGCGGCAACGACATCCTCCGGCCCGGCGCCGACCCCGACCGCCTCGCGGAGCGCCTCGACCGGATGGTCGCCCGGCTCTCCTCCGAGGGCGCGACCGTCGTGCTCTTCACGGGCACCGACGTGAGGTTCTCCCCCGTGTTCGGGCGCCTCCGCGGCAAGGTCGCGATCTACAACGAGGACATCCGGGCGGTCGCGGCACGGCACGACTGCATCGTGGCCGACCAGTGGTCGCTCACCGAGATCCAGGATCCGCGCATGTGGGACGTCGACCGGCTGCACCTCGCGCCGCTCGGGCACCACACCGTCGCGCGGATGGTGCTGCAGGCGCTCGCCGTGGAGAACGACCTCCAGCCGCTGGAGCCCGAGCCGCTGCCGCCGCGCACCTGGAGCCAGGCGCGCGCGGGCGACATCGACTGGGCGCGCTCGTACTTCGTGCCGTGGGTGCTGCGGCGCCTCCGCCACCAGTCCTCCGGCGACGGGCGCACGGCCAAGCGCCCGGACGCGTCGCCGTGGACGCGCGTCGACGCCGGGAGCTGA
- a CDS encoding VOC family protein, which produces MPDLLSADTTMGPVTLLVGDLDRMTAYYRDAVGLEQLGEGTDSTTLGRGGVPAVVLEPARGLDLPSPGNAGLFHTAVLFDEPAALARSVASLAQRAPGTFTGSADHLVSRAFYFTDPEGNGVELYTDRPRDEWTWQDGRVVMDTLRLDPNAFLRDELAPVADAASDAAGIGHVHLQVGDTETAAAFYVDTLGFELVAGWHGSAIFVSAGGYHHHMAMNTWNSRGAGRRPATLGLGTVRIEVPTRDEVEAVDARLRAAGVATRDDGRALAFEDPWGNALVLSAA; this is translated from the coding sequence ATGCCCGACCTGCTCTCCGCCGACACGACCATGGGTCCCGTGACCCTCCTCGTCGGCGACCTCGATCGCATGACCGCCTACTACCGCGACGCCGTCGGCCTCGAGCAGCTCGGCGAGGGGACGGACTCCACGACGCTCGGGCGCGGGGGAGTGCCCGCGGTGGTCCTCGAGCCCGCGCGGGGCCTCGACCTCCCGAGCCCCGGGAACGCCGGCCTCTTCCACACGGCCGTGCTCTTCGACGAGCCCGCCGCGCTCGCCCGCTCGGTCGCCTCGCTCGCGCAGCGCGCGCCCGGGACCTTCACCGGCAGCGCCGACCACCTCGTGAGCCGCGCCTTCTACTTCACCGACCCCGAGGGCAACGGCGTCGAGCTCTACACCGACCGCCCCCGCGACGAGTGGACGTGGCAGGACGGGCGGGTGGTCATGGACACGCTCCGGCTCGACCCGAACGCGTTCCTCCGCGACGAGCTCGCGCCGGTCGCCGACGCCGCCTCCGACGCGGCCGGCATCGGCCACGTGCACCTGCAGGTGGGCGACACCGAGACCGCCGCGGCCTTCTACGTCGACACGCTCGGCTTCGAGCTCGTCGCGGGGTGGCACGGATCCGCGATCTTCGTCTCCGCGGGCGGGTACCACCACCACATGGCCATGAACACGTGGAACAGCCGCGGCGCCGGCCGCCGACCCGCCACGCTCGGGCTCGGCACCGTGCGCATCGAGGTGCCCACGCGCGACGAGGTCGAGGCGGTCGACGCGCGCCTCCGGGCGGCCGGCGTCGCCACGCGCGACGACGGCCGCGCGCTCGCCTTCGAGGACCCGTGGGGCAACGCCCTTGTGCTGTCCGCCGCCTGA
- a CDS encoding acyl-CoA dehydrogenase family protein — protein MTPAAPADPLDPLAHLDEALLDRIRSRAAGYDARNAFFAEDLDELRDAGHLRLLVPRGLGGSGASLADAVRAQHLLAQAAPATALGVGMHLVWTAVARILADRGDDSLRGVLEDAGRDELLAFAISEPGNDQALADALTRADPDPDGGYRFTGTKSTSSMAPAWTRLGLFGRDDADPERPLLVHAFVPRDAPGLEIVPDWDTLGMRATQSHTVVLRDVRAAPADVVRRRDHGRRDDPFALAVLQAFELLIAAVYAGIGQRALDLAVASALHRTSRAAGGAALAADPGIRHLVAEAALAQDALLPQLTALAGDVDRGVDHGDRWASLLVGVKVRSTRTAAEVVQRAVAVAGGGSLRTGDELGRLYRDVLAGGFHPSSDRQAAATIATTLLGPVPRPS, from the coding sequence ATGACGCCCGCCGCCCCGGCCGACCCGCTCGACCCGCTCGCGCACCTCGACGAGGCGCTCCTCGACCGGATCCGCTCCCGCGCCGCCGGGTACGACGCCCGCAACGCCTTCTTCGCCGAGGACCTCGACGAGCTGCGGGACGCCGGCCACCTCCGCCTCCTCGTGCCGCGCGGGCTCGGCGGGTCCGGCGCATCCCTCGCCGACGCCGTGCGCGCGCAGCACCTCCTCGCGCAGGCGGCGCCCGCGACCGCGCTCGGCGTGGGGATGCACCTCGTCTGGACGGCGGTCGCCCGGATCCTCGCGGACCGCGGCGACGACTCCCTCCGCGGCGTGCTCGAGGACGCCGGCCGCGACGAGCTGCTGGCCTTCGCGATCAGCGAGCCCGGCAACGACCAGGCGCTCGCCGACGCGCTCACCCGGGCCGACCCCGACCCCGACGGCGGGTACCGCTTCACGGGTACGAAGTCGACGTCGAGCATGGCGCCCGCGTGGACCCGGCTCGGCCTGTTCGGGCGCGATGACGCGGATCCGGAGCGGCCGCTCCTCGTGCACGCCTTCGTGCCGCGCGACGCGCCGGGCCTCGAGATCGTGCCCGACTGGGACACGCTCGGCATGCGGGCGACGCAGAGCCACACGGTGGTCCTCCGGGACGTGCGCGCGGCGCCCGCCGACGTGGTCCGCCGCCGCGACCACGGCCGGCGCGACGACCCGTTCGCGCTCGCCGTGCTGCAGGCGTTCGAGCTGCTCATCGCGGCCGTGTACGCCGGGATCGGGCAGCGCGCGCTCGACCTCGCGGTCGCATCCGCGCTCCACCGCACCTCGCGCGCGGCCGGCGGCGCCGCGCTCGCCGCGGACCCCGGGATCCGGCACCTCGTCGCGGAGGCCGCCCTCGCGCAGGACGCGCTCCTGCCGCAGCTCACGGCGCTCGCCGGCGACGTCGACCGCGGCGTCGACCACGGCGACCGCTGGGCGTCCCTGCTCGTCGGCGTCAAGGTCCGGTCGACGCGGACGGCGGCCGAGGTCGTGCAGCGGGCGGTCGCCGTCGCGGGCGGGGGATCCCTCCGCACGGGCGACGAGCTGGGCCGCCTGTACCGCGACGTGCTGGCCGGCGGCTTCCACCCGTCGAGCGACCGGCAGGCCGCGGCGACCATCGCGACCACGCTGCTCGGCCCGGTGCCGCGCCCGTCCTGA
- a CDS encoding DEAD/DEAH box helicase: MPTPPPHVGSAAAEHLSPAFPERAAWGTVSKLRAWQEEALTAYFEKEPRDFLANATPGAGKTTFALRLASELLHRKTIDKVTVVAPTEHLKKQWADAAARAGVRLDPMYSNASGALGRHYHGAAVTYAQVAANPYLHKTMTESSRTLVILDEVHHGGDALSWGDAIREAFERATRRLSLTGTPFRSDTAPIPFVSYLRDHRGVRLSQTDYDYGYGRALADGVVRPVIFLAYAGSMRWRNKMGDEMEAQLAEGNTKDITSQAWRTALAPDGEWIPQVLAAADRRLSEVRQSIPDAGGLVIATDHTTARAYAAILQRISGQPVTLVLSDDVEASANIDRFSAGTSRWMVAVRMVSEGVDVPRLAVGVYATSASTPLFFAQAIGRFVRARRRGETASIFLPSVPNLLVLANELERQRDHALDRDSSKEGDLYNPEDAMMGEANRSEKGSDSLLSEFSFEAMGSEATFDKVLFDGAEFGQMADVGSLEEEEFIGLPGILEPEQVRELLAQRQHRQSKHATERERKQAESGVPKDPDDIPLYRTLKEQRQLLNSLVGMRAKLHGEPHGLVHAELRRVCGGPAVGQCSVTQLQQRIDQLRRWMRS, translated from the coding sequence ATGCCGACACCTCCACCGCACGTCGGATCCGCCGCGGCCGAGCACCTCTCGCCGGCCTTTCCGGAGCGCGCCGCCTGGGGCACCGTCAGCAAGCTGCGGGCCTGGCAGGAGGAGGCCCTCACCGCGTACTTCGAGAAGGAGCCGCGCGACTTCCTCGCCAACGCGACGCCGGGCGCCGGCAAGACGACCTTCGCGCTGCGCCTCGCCTCCGAGCTGCTGCACCGCAAGACCATCGACAAGGTCACGGTCGTCGCGCCCACCGAGCACCTCAAGAAGCAGTGGGCGGACGCGGCCGCGCGCGCGGGCGTCCGCCTCGACCCCATGTACAGCAACGCGTCCGGCGCGCTCGGCCGGCACTACCACGGGGCCGCGGTGACCTACGCGCAGGTCGCCGCGAACCCGTACCTGCACAAGACCATGACCGAGTCGAGCCGCACCCTCGTGATCCTCGACGAGGTGCACCACGGCGGCGACGCGCTCAGCTGGGGCGACGCGATCCGCGAGGCCTTCGAGCGCGCCACCCGCCGCCTCTCGCTCACGGGGACGCCGTTCCGCTCCGACACCGCGCCCATCCCGTTCGTCAGCTACCTCCGCGACCACCGCGGCGTCCGCCTCTCGCAGACCGACTACGACTACGGCTACGGCCGCGCGCTCGCCGACGGCGTCGTCCGGCCCGTCATCTTCCTCGCCTACGCCGGCAGCATGCGCTGGCGCAACAAGATGGGCGACGAGATGGAGGCCCAGCTCGCCGAGGGCAACACGAAGGACATCACGTCCCAGGCATGGCGCACCGCCCTCGCGCCCGACGGCGAGTGGATCCCGCAGGTGCTCGCCGCGGCCGACCGGCGCCTCAGCGAGGTGCGGCAGTCCATCCCCGACGCGGGCGGCCTCGTCATCGCGACCGACCACACGACCGCGCGGGCCTACGCGGCCATCCTGCAGCGGATCAGCGGGCAGCCCGTCACGCTCGTGCTCTCGGACGACGTCGAGGCGAGCGCGAACATCGACCGCTTCTCCGCGGGCACCTCGCGCTGGATGGTCGCGGTGCGCATGGTGTCCGAGGGCGTCGACGTGCCGCGGCTCGCCGTCGGCGTGTACGCCACGAGCGCGTCCACCCCGCTGTTCTTCGCGCAGGCCATCGGCCGCTTCGTGCGGGCGCGCCGCCGCGGCGAGACGGCGTCGATCTTCCTGCCGAGCGTCCCGAACCTCCTGGTGCTCGCCAACGAGCTCGAACGCCAGCGCGACCACGCGCTCGACCGCGACTCCTCGAAGGAGGGCGACCTCTACAACCCCGAGGACGCCATGATGGGCGAGGCGAACCGCAGCGAGAAGGGGTCCGACTCCCTCCTCAGCGAGTTCTCGTTCGAGGCGATGGGTTCCGAGGCCACGTTCGACAAGGTGCTCTTCGACGGCGCCGAGTTCGGCCAGATGGCCGACGTCGGCAGCCTCGAGGAGGAGGAGTTCATCGGGCTCCCCGGGATCCTCGAGCCCGAGCAGGTGCGCGAGCTCCTCGCCCAGCGGCAGCACCGGCAGTCGAAGCACGCCACCGAGCGCGAGCGGAAGCAGGCCGAGAGCGGCGTGCCGAAGGACCCCGACGACATCCCGCTGTACCGCACGCTCAAGGAGCAGCGGCAGCTGCTGAACAGCCTGGTCGGCATGCGCGCCAAGCTGCACGGCGAGCCGCACGGCCTCGTGCACGCCGAGCTCCGCCGCGTGTGCGGCGGGCCCGCGGTCGGCCAGTGCAGCGTGACGCAGCTGCAGCAGCGCATCGACCAGCTCCGCAGGTGGATGCGCAGCTAG
- a CDS encoding glycine betaine ABC transporter substrate-binding protein produces the protein MPTPPRSARLRRALGVPALVAAALATLTGCGLQPATAYVPDAAPGSIQPLDLPAGAHLTVTSKNFTEQLILGKIAVIAAKAAGFDVTDQTNVPGSVPARELMTSHGADMTWEYTGTAWLSYLGEPEGIPDQRAQYEAVRDADAANGLTWLTPAPLNNTYALAIRSEEAERLGITKLSEIEDLPVDERTFCVEAEFNSRSDGLSPLLETYGIPRGSADGVPDGNVSIFDTGAVYTATDRGTCQFGEVFTTDGRIDKLGLTILQDDLGFFPAYNVAPVLDSATLAEHPGLQDVFDRISPVITDDALREMNLRVDDQGEEPADVAFEFMVDHGFVTAP, from the coding sequence GTGCCGACCCCCCCCCGCTCCGCCCGCCTCCGCCGCGCGCTGGGTGTGCCCGCGCTCGTGGCCGCGGCCCTCGCGACCCTCACCGGCTGCGGCCTGCAGCCCGCGACGGCCTACGTCCCGGACGCCGCTCCCGGCTCCATCCAGCCCCTCGACCTGCCGGCCGGCGCGCACCTCACCGTGACGTCGAAGAACTTCACCGAGCAGCTGATCCTCGGCAAGATCGCCGTCATCGCGGCGAAGGCGGCGGGGTTCGACGTCACGGACCAGACGAACGTGCCCGGCAGCGTGCCGGCCCGCGAGCTCATGACGAGCCACGGCGCCGACATGACGTGGGAGTACACGGGCACCGCGTGGCTCAGCTACCTCGGCGAGCCCGAGGGCATCCCGGACCAGCGCGCCCAGTACGAGGCCGTGCGCGACGCCGACGCGGCCAACGGGCTCACCTGGCTGACCCCCGCGCCGCTCAACAACACCTACGCGCTCGCCATCCGCAGCGAGGAGGCCGAGCGGCTCGGGATCACGAAGCTGTCCGAGATCGAGGACCTGCCCGTGGACGAGCGCACTTTCTGCGTCGAGGCGGAGTTCAACTCGCGCTCCGACGGCCTGTCCCCGCTGCTGGAGACGTACGGCATCCCGCGCGGATCCGCGGACGGCGTCCCCGACGGCAACGTCTCCATCTTCGACACGGGCGCGGTCTACACGGCGACGGACCGCGGCACGTGCCAGTTCGGCGAGGTGTTCACGACGGACGGCCGCATCGACAAGCTCGGCCTGACGATCCTCCAGGACGACCTCGGCTTCTTCCCGGCCTACAACGTCGCGCCCGTGCTCGACTCCGCGACCCTCGCCGAGCACCCCGGCCTCCAGGACGTCTTCGACCGGATCTCCCCCGTCATCACCGACGACGCCCTCCGGGAGATGAACCTCCGGGTCGACGACCAGGGCGAGGAGCCCGCGGACGTCGCCTTCGAGTTCATGGTCGACCACGGGTTCGTCACCGCGCCCTAG
- a CDS encoding ABC transporter permease translates to MSAATDVRADAVGGAHGWRGLVAQPVAIAAVLAAYLVWLAVAPLTAVERTTLEPAALGRSTLEHLALTFSAAAIVLVIAIPLGILMTRGRLRRFSPAVLAVANFGTAAPAIGLVVLLAMLVPNGFVASFVALVVYAALPVLGNTILGIRGVDERLVEAGRGMGMSRASVLFRIELPLAVPVMLAGIRTALVLLVGTAALAAFVNGGGLGILITTGVNLYLYPVLVSGALLIALLALAIDWLGRVVEHVARPKGL, encoded by the coding sequence ATGAGCGCCGCGACCGACGTCCGCGCCGACGCCGTCGGCGGCGCCCACGGCTGGCGCGGCCTCGTCGCCCAGCCGGTCGCGATCGCCGCGGTCCTCGCGGCGTACCTGGTCTGGCTGGCGGTGGCGCCGCTGACCGCGGTGGAGCGCACGACGCTGGAGCCCGCGGCCCTCGGGAGGTCGACGCTCGAGCACCTCGCGCTCACCTTCTCGGCCGCGGCGATCGTGCTCGTGATCGCCATCCCGCTCGGCATCCTGATGACGCGTGGCCGGCTGCGGCGATTCTCCCCGGCGGTGCTCGCGGTCGCGAACTTCGGCACGGCCGCCCCGGCGATCGGCCTGGTGGTTCTCCTGGCGATGCTCGTGCCGAACGGCTTCGTCGCGAGCTTCGTCGCGCTGGTCGTCTACGCGGCCCTTCCCGTGCTCGGCAACACGATCCTCGGCATCCGCGGCGTCGACGAGCGCCTCGTCGAGGCCGGCCGCGGCATGGGCATGAGCCGCGCGTCCGTGCTCTTCCGGATCGAGCTGCCGCTCGCCGTGCCCGTGATGCTCGCCGGGATCCGGACCGCGCTCGTGCTCCTCGTCGGCACCGCGGCGCTCGCGGCCTTCGTCAACGGCGGCGGCCTGGGGATCCTCATCACCACCGGCGTGAACCTCTACCTCTACCCCGTGCTCGTCTCCGGGGCCCTGCTCATCGCGCTCCTCGCGCTCGCCATCGACTGGCTCGGCCGCGTCGTCGAGCACGTCGCCCGCCCGAAGGGACTCTGA